From a single Bacteroidia bacterium genomic region:
- a CDS encoding MFS transporter produces MIRSIYTAQFWLLCLSSFLFFASFNMIIPELPGYLSSMGGQDYIGLIIFLFALTAGISRPFSGKLTDRIGRIPVMVAGAVVAAICGAIYPWVSAVWAFLLLRFFHGFSTGFKPTGTVAYLADIVPANRRGEAIGVAGLSGSLGMASGPALGSWLAELWSLDLMFYASSASALLSVLILAGMKETLSFPEKFKISVLRISWADVYQKSVVTPSLIMMLTVFSFGIILTIIPDYSEFIGLTNKGWFFTVFTLSSVGIRFFAGKASDKFGRINVMLVSTSLLMLSMILIALSETPFALLSAAVVFGVAAGMNAPTLFAWAIDLSDKKYFGRAMATLYIALEIGVGSGALISGTIYSSDDSRFPYAFSCGAITAGFALIFLIWKKTQAQAQAGLEKKTP; encoded by the coding sequence ATGATCCGCTCCATCTACACCGCGCAGTTCTGGCTGCTTTGCCTAAGCTCCTTTCTCTTTTTTGCCAGTTTTAATATGATCATTCCTGAACTGCCGGGTTACCTCAGCAGCATGGGCGGCCAGGATTATATTGGTCTCATCATTTTTCTGTTTGCTCTGACGGCCGGTATTTCCAGGCCCTTCAGCGGAAAACTTACTGATCGCATCGGGCGGATCCCGGTTATGGTGGCCGGAGCCGTGGTGGCCGCTATTTGCGGAGCCATTTATCCATGGGTGTCAGCCGTATGGGCTTTCCTGCTATTGCGGTTTTTCCATGGATTCAGTACGGGTTTCAAGCCAACGGGTACGGTGGCATACCTGGCGGATATTGTCCCGGCAAATCGCAGAGGCGAGGCCATTGGGGTGGCAGGACTCAGTGGCAGCCTGGGTATGGCTTCAGGTCCGGCCCTGGGTAGCTGGCTGGCGGAGTTGTGGTCTCTCGATCTCATGTTTTACGCATCTTCGGCTTCTGCGCTGCTGTCTGTGCTCATTCTGGCCGGAATGAAGGAAACGCTCTCTTTCCCGGAAAAATTCAAGATTTCTGTGCTCCGGATTTCCTGGGCCGATGTTTATCAAAAGAGTGTGGTTACGCCTTCACTCATTATGATGCTGACAGTTTTTTCTTTTGGCATTATCCTCACCATTATTCCGGATTACAGCGAATTCATCGGGCTTACCAATAAGGGCTGGTTCTTTACTGTTTTTACACTTTCTTCGGTGGGTATCAGGTTTTTTGCCGGCAAGGCTTCTGATAAATTCGGGCGGATAAATGTTATGCTGGTTTCCACTTCACTGCTCATGCTCTCCATGATATTGATCGCGCTCTCCGAAACGCCATTTGCTTTGCTTTCAGCAGCAGTGGTTTTCGGAGTGGCTGCAGGTATGAACGCTCCTACGCTCTTTGCCTGGGCCATAGATCTGAGCGATAAAAAATACTTTGGGCGTGCGATGGCCACGCTCTACATCGCCCTGGAAATAGGAGTGGGTTCGGGCGCTTTAATTTCAGGAACGATATACAGCAGCGATGATTCCCGCTTTCCTTATGCATTTTCATGTGGCGCCATTACAGCAGGCTTTGCATTAATATTCCTTATTTGGAAAAAGACGCAGGCGCAGGCGCAGGCCGGTCTGGAAAAGAAAACACCCTGA
- a CDS encoding DUF3078 domain-containing protein has product MLKPFTFFLIVLFYFPLNSDAQITAVPQEDTAWTLGSVFSLNFNQTGLSNWQGGGQSTMAFGSLLQADADYIKGSWSWINDLEAGYSILKQGRDGQWIKSDDRLQISSKAGRAFIKNFNVSFLLDFQTQMDVGYEFYTDSLGEDQRRVISRFMAPGYLLTALGAEYQPNKRFYLFLSPLTMKTTFVLDDTLAAREIYGNENGEMIRTEFGANFSSRLKLELMKNVTLQTSLNLFSNYQTPTLIDVDWQTMTVFKVNDFISANFSTHLIYDHDIEIETEDGTTGPATQFKEVLNIGITYEIKNRE; this is encoded by the coding sequence ATGCTGAAACCTTTTACTTTTTTCCTGATAGTGCTGTTTTATTTTCCACTGAATTCTGATGCTCAAATAACTGCAGTACCACAGGAAGATACTGCATGGACGCTAGGCAGTGTCTTTTCCCTGAACTTTAACCAAACCGGCCTTTCAAACTGGCAGGGTGGCGGACAAAGTACGATGGCCTTTGGAAGCCTCCTGCAGGCTGATGCCGATTATATTAAGGGTTCCTGGAGCTGGATTAACGATCTGGAGGCAGGCTATAGCATTTTGAAACAGGGCCGCGATGGCCAATGGATTAAAAGTGACGACCGCCTGCAAATCAGCAGTAAAGCCGGCAGAGCCTTTATCAAGAATTTCAACGTATCATTTCTTCTTGATTTCCAAACGCAAATGGATGTGGGTTATGAATTTTACACTGACTCATTAGGCGAAGATCAGCGCAGGGTCATTTCCCGGTTTATGGCACCGGGTTACCTGCTAACGGCCCTGGGTGCTGAATATCAGCCCAATAAGCGATTCTACTTATTTCTCTCTCCGCTCACCATGAAAACCACCTTTGTACTGGATGATACGCTTGCAGCAAGGGAAATATATGGCAATGAGAATGGCGAAATGATAAGAACGGAATTCGGAGCAAACTTCAGCAGCCGCCTGAAACTGGAACTGATGAAAAATGTGACACTCCAGACTTCCCTCAATTTATTTTCCAATTATCAAACGCCAACCCTTATTGATGTGGATTGGCAAACGATGACTGTATTTAAAGTAAATGACTTTATCTCCGCCAATTTCTCCACGCATCTCATCTATGACCATGACATTGAGATAGAAACGGAAGATGGCACCACCGGACCTGCCACACAGTTCAAGGAGGTATTGAACATTGGGATCACTTACGAGATTAAGAATAGAGAGTAA
- a CDS encoding universal stress protein translates to MKRILTPVDFSEDSINALQHAIYIAKKMGAEIHLLHVKPDKSVFSLFGNSKDEFSETEIADNLDRLIDRLSTENGISLHRHIRAGKISREIAQAAEEIDTFMIVMGTHGRSGVEEFWMGSNSFKVVSQAPCPVLTLRKNFEQYEITRIVLPLDNSPETRQKVPHTVEFAKYFNASIHVLAVISDRTEGVINRITRYQMQVVDYIKEYDVDWKTDTVYGDNITNATIEYAKEVKASLIAIMTEQEIDASNLVLGPYAQQMVNHSPIPVYSVRPRQDIHVSLY, encoded by the coding sequence ATGAAGCGGATCCTTACACCAGTAGATTTTTCAGAAGACTCGATCAATGCACTTCAGCACGCCATTTATATTGCAAAAAAGATGGGTGCAGAGATTCATTTATTGCACGTCAAACCTGACAAAAGCGTTTTTTCTCTCTTTGGTAATTCCAAAGATGAGTTCAGCGAAACCGAAATTGCAGATAACCTGGACCGGCTTATTGACCGGCTCAGCACGGAAAATGGAATTTCGCTACACCGCCACATCAGGGCGGGGAAAATCTCCAGAGAAATTGCCCAGGCAGCCGAGGAGATTGATACATTTATGATCGTAATGGGCACGCATGGGCGCTCCGGGGTTGAGGAATTCTGGATGGGGAGCAATTCTTTCAAGGTCGTTTCCCAGGCGCCCTGCCCGGTCCTTACGCTGCGCAAAAATTTTGAACAGTACGAGATCACCAGAATTGTACTTCCGCTTGACAATTCACCCGAAACCCGGCAAAAGGTGCCGCATACGGTGGAGTTTGCCAAGTATTTCAATGCCTCCATTCATGTGCTTGCCGTAATCTCTGACAGGACCGAAGGCGTCATAAACCGCATCACCCGGTACCAGATGCAGGTCGTGGATTATATCAAGGAATACGATGTGGATTGGAAAACCGATACGGTTTATGGGGATAACATCACCAATGCTACGATAGAATATGCGAAGGAAGTAAAGGCTTCACTGATCGCGATTATGACCGAGCAGGAAATTGATGCCTCCAATCTCGTACTTGGCCCTTATGCCCAGCAGATGGTGAACCACTCCCCTATCCCGGTATATAGCGTTCGGCCCCGGCAGGATATTCACGTCTCGCTTTACTGA
- a CDS encoding carboxylate--amine ligase yields the protein MANCYALIGWSLPVIESMQKASKPYVVVSLPDFEPYAKENNIPFVSYHLDEWSDTSNSLDLLEKLKPYNADVAVPLYEETVEWAGALNSMYRDDPRVMNRAFLFRNKAMMKRKALIGGLRVGLFEEVHNREQVREFMKRLNQANLQLDGEEDSWVHLKPFAAAGTIGHRLLRSQADIDEKIEDADFPCLAESHLSGREFSCEAYIHAGKIRFLNITEYVHLGYSNFIPEGHYLASKRPLIMQKMEQLIKIFGIEYGMIHPEWFLDENDELSFGEVACRIPGGHILELAGKAYNFDALAAFVMIHDPSLTEAELDEIFPPRDYKPENYYGNVMIYPRKDQISKLEIPDELNDEPYFLDHTLIPPYAGQKVSSRQGFGNHFGTVNFRGEDPDRMTELLKYYENVDFYI from the coding sequence ATGGCCAACTGTTATGCACTCATCGGATGGAGCCTTCCGGTAATTGAAAGTATGCAAAAAGCATCGAAACCCTATGTCGTGGTTTCTCTTCCGGACTTTGAGCCGTATGCAAAGGAGAACAACATCCCATTCGTAAGTTACCACCTGGATGAATGGAGCGACACCTCTAATTCCCTGGACCTTCTCGAAAAGCTGAAGCCGTACAATGCCGATGTGGCTGTGCCGCTTTACGAAGAGACTGTGGAATGGGCCGGGGCGCTCAATTCTATGTACCGTGATGACCCACGGGTAATGAACCGCGCATTTTTGTTCAGGAATAAAGCAATGATGAAACGCAAGGCCCTGATTGGTGGCCTGCGCGTGGGGCTGTTTGAAGAGGTGCATAATCGCGAGCAGGTCAGGGAATTTATGAAGCGGCTGAACCAGGCCAATCTTCAGCTTGATGGGGAAGAAGATAGTTGGGTACACCTGAAGCCTTTTGCTGCTGCCGGAACCATTGGTCATCGCCTGCTCCGTTCACAGGCTGATATTGATGAAAAGATTGAGGATGCTGATTTTCCATGCCTGGCTGAAAGCCACCTCTCCGGCCGTGAATTTTCGTGCGAAGCATACATTCATGCCGGGAAAATTCGCTTTCTGAATATTACTGAATACGTACACCTGGGATATTCCAACTTTATACCTGAAGGCCATTACCTGGCTTCAAAGCGGCCCCTCATCATGCAGAAGATGGAGCAGTTGATAAAAATATTCGGGATAGAATACGGGATGATCCACCCTGAATGGTTTCTTGATGAGAACGATGAACTGAGTTTTGGCGAAGTGGCATGCCGGATACCGGGTGGCCACATTCTGGAGCTTGCGGGCAAAGCCTATAATTTCGATGCGCTGGCTGCTTTTGTAATGATCCACGACCCTTCACTCACCGAGGCTGAACTTGATGAAATTTTTCCGCCCAGGGATTATAAACCAGAAAATTACTATGGCAATGTGATGATCTATCCCCGAAAGGATCAAATTTCAAAACTGGAAATTCCGGATGAATTAAATGACGAGCCCTATTTTCTTGATCATACACTTATACCTCCTTATGCAGGTCAAAAAGTGAGTTCGCGGCAAGGTTTCGGCAACCACTTCGGCACTGTCAATTTCAGAGGCGAAGACCCTGACCGCATGACAGAATTACTGAAATACTACGAAAACGTGGATTTCTATATTTAA